In Saccharicrinis fermentans DSM 9555 = JCM 21142, a genomic segment contains:
- a CDS encoding dipeptidyl-peptidase 3 family protein, with product MKVFAEKFDDIKILRFEVPGFEDLSLNKKLLIYYLSQATLAGRDILWDQHGKYNLLLRDVLEAIYLKNKDAKGKEWDRFVVYLKKVWFASGPHHHYSSDKFEPEFSRESFNSWLAELSPGVGKITERHLEADHLSLIKKIIFHKDFLPKRVDTSSCVDLIKASGNNFYENVSQAEVEDYYQKQKANHLNENLSLGLNTKLVKTEGKIVEQVYKIGGKYSAALEGICLNLNRALDYAENETQASIIRLLIEFYESGDLKSFDDFSIKWVGALSGDVDFINGFIETYGDPMGMKATWEGLVQLVDQEETRKAMIIAQNAQWFERESPTEQRFKKEEIKGVSLKAISAVMLGGDCYPASPLGINLPNAEWIREKHGSKSVTLTNISNAHHKASLSSGFIEEFAGSAREVELEKKYGAIADNLHTHLHECIGHGSGKMLPGVTSEALKNYGSVIEEARADLCGLYFMYDAKMVELGLLPSLDAAQSHYNAYIRNGLLTQMTRIKLGEDIQQAHMRNRQLIAAWVFEKGEGKVIEKFIENGKTYFKINDFDRLRDLFGHMLREIQRIKSEGDFEAAQNIVEAYGVKLDQGLHREVLDRFKKLDLPPFTGFLNPNLSLRKEGGVIQDVIVDYNTDYSEQMLTYSHHFGMLNSFNN from the coding sequence ATGAAAGTTTTTGCAGAAAAATTTGATGATATAAAGATATTGCGTTTTGAAGTTCCTGGCTTTGAGGATCTTTCTTTGAATAAAAAATTATTGATTTATTACCTTTCGCAAGCCACGTTGGCGGGAAGAGACATTCTGTGGGATCAACATGGTAAGTATAACTTGTTATTGCGGGATGTTTTGGAAGCTATTTATCTTAAAAATAAAGATGCCAAAGGGAAGGAATGGGATCGTTTTGTGGTTTACCTGAAAAAAGTGTGGTTTGCTAGTGGTCCGCATCATCATTATAGCTCAGATAAGTTTGAGCCAGAATTTTCAAGAGAATCGTTTAACTCGTGGTTGGCAGAATTAAGTCCTGGTGTGGGAAAAATAACGGAACGTCACTTGGAAGCTGATCATTTATCTCTTATTAAAAAAATAATTTTCCATAAGGATTTTTTGCCCAAAAGGGTGGATACCAGTTCATGTGTTGATTTGATAAAAGCTTCAGGCAATAATTTTTATGAGAATGTTTCACAGGCAGAGGTAGAGGATTATTACCAGAAGCAAAAAGCGAATCATCTAAATGAAAACTTGTCATTGGGTTTGAATACTAAACTAGTAAAAACGGAAGGGAAAATCGTTGAACAAGTATATAAAATAGGAGGTAAATATAGTGCTGCCCTGGAGGGTATTTGTTTGAATCTGAATAGGGCGCTGGATTACGCTGAAAATGAAACACAGGCCTCCATCATACGTTTATTGATCGAATTTTACGAAAGTGGTGATCTGAAATCTTTTGATGATTTTTCCATTAAATGGGTTGGCGCTTTGAGTGGAGATGTGGATTTTATCAACGGTTTTATTGAAACATATGGAGACCCCATGGGTATGAAAGCCACATGGGAAGGACTTGTGCAATTGGTGGATCAGGAAGAAACGCGTAAGGCCATGATAATTGCCCAAAATGCACAGTGGTTCGAAAGGGAATCACCCACTGAGCAACGTTTTAAAAAAGAGGAAATAAAGGGTGTTTCTTTAAAGGCTATTAGTGCTGTTATGCTGGGTGGAGATTGTTATCCTGCAAGTCCCTTGGGTATTAACCTGCCTAATGCGGAATGGATTCGAGAAAAACATGGCTCCAAATCAGTTACGCTTACTAATATTTCAAATGCCCACCATAAAGCATCGCTTAGTTCTGGGTTTATAGAGGAATTTGCAGGGAGCGCCCGGGAGGTGGAGCTGGAAAAAAAATATGGTGCCATTGCTGATAACTTGCATACTCATCTGCACGAATGTATTGGCCACGGTTCAGGGAAAATGTTGCCAGGGGTGACTTCAGAAGCACTAAAAAATTATGGTTCGGTTATTGAGGAAGCAAGGGCTGATTTGTGCGGACTGTATTTTATGTACGATGCTAAAATGGTTGAGCTGGGTTTATTGCCCAGTCTGGATGCCGCTCAGTCGCATTATAACGCCTATATCCGCAACGGTTTGTTGACTCAGATGACGCGTATTAAATTGGGCGAAGATATTCAACAGGCGCATATGCGTAATCGACAACTTATTGCTGCCTGGGTGTTTGAAAAAGGTGAGGGTAAAGTGATTGAAAAGTTTATTGAAAACGGTAAAACGTACTTTAAAATCAATGACTTTGATAGGTTGAGAGATTTATTTGGCCACATGCTGAGAGAAATTCAACGAATAAAATCAGAAGGTGATTTTGAAGCTGCACAGAACATTGTGGAGGCTTACGGTGTTAAATTAGATCAAGGGCTTCATCGTGAGGTGTTGGATAGGTTTAAAAAGTTAGATCTTCCACCTTTTACTGGATTTTTAAATCCTAATTTGAGCTTACGTAAAGAAGGGGGAGTTATTCAGGATGTGATTGTTGATTATAATACAGATTATTCGGAACAAATGCTCACCTATTCCCATCATTTTGGAATGTTAAATTCATTCAACAATTAA